The Marinomonas sp. CT5 genome contains the following window.
TATGGTTTTGCTGGTATCGCAGTGGCTTTGATGGGGCGTAATCACCCAATTGGTATTATCTTAGCGGCTACGCTGTTCGGTGCCTTGTATCAAGGCGGTGCTGAGCTGGCTTTTGAAATTCCAACGATTACACCTGAAATTGTCGTGGTGATTCAAGGTTTGGTTATTTTGTTCTCTGGTGCGCTTGAGCATATGCTTAAAGATCGTATCGAAGGCTTTTTTATTCGCAGAGCGGTCGCGTAGGGGAAAACTATGTTTGAAACATTGATACTTATGTTGGACGCGACAATGCGCGTTTCTACGCCGCTTATTTTTGCTGCGTTAGCTGGCTTATATTCTGAGCGTGCGGGTATTGTTGATATCGGTCTAGAAGGGAAAATTTTAGGCAGTGCGTTTGCGGCGGCTGCAGCGGCGGCGGTATTTGGCTCTGCTTGGATCGGCTTGTGTTTTGGTGTGTTGGCTTCTGTTTGCTTGGCGCTGATTCATGGTTTTGCTTGTATCACTCACCGTGGTGATCACATCGTCTCTGGTGTGGCAATCAATACCATTGTGGCTGGTTTGACGGTTACCTTGTCGATGTATTGGTTTGGTATGGGAGGACAAACCCCTGCCTTATCTGGCGACGCTCGCTTCTTAGACATTACTTTCCCATTTGCGGATGCGCTAGAAAGTGTGCCGGTTATCGGGCAGATCTATTCAAACCTATTGAGTGGCCATAACATTCTGGTGTACTTGGCTTTTGCTATGGTGCCTGTGACTTACTGGGTGGTTTATAAAACCCGCTTTGGTTTGCGTCTTCGTGCCGTGGGTGAGAATCCTCATGCGGTCGATACAGCGGGTATTTCGGTGTCTTTCATTCGTTACCGTGCGTTAATTATTTGTGGCATCTTGTGTGGCTTTGCTGGCGCATATCTGTCTACCGCTCATAACGCAGGCTTCTTGAAAGACATG
Protein-coding sequences here:
- a CDS encoding ABC transporter permease gives rise to the protein MFETLILMLDATMRVSTPLIFAALAGLYSERAGIVDIGLEGKILGSAFAAAAAAAVFGSAWIGLCFGVLASVCLALIHGFACITHRGDHIVSGVAINTIVAGLTVTLSMYWFGMGGQTPALSGDARFLDITFPFADALESVPVIGQIYSNLLSGHNILVYLAFAMVPVTYWVVYKTRFGLRLRAVGENPHAVDTAGISVSFIRYRALIICGILCGFAGAYLSTAHNAGFLKDMSAGKGYMALAALIFGKWRPVPVLLACLLFGFLDAVAIRMQGVVIPGIGEVPVQAIEVLPYVLTVLLLAGFIGKAIGPKAIGRPYVKERA